The genomic segment gcctcagtgctgtttgctgatgaaagtcgattcacactgAGAAGAAATGATGgatgccaacgatgttggagacgtccaGGAGAGCACTCTGCATTAgtgactgttgtcaccagaccagCCTTTGGTGGTGGGTGGTGTCAGTGTGGCAGTGTGTGGAGTcagtacagaactgccctacactgtgtgaatggtccagtgacaaGCCCAGGATACCGGAAGAACATcagtaatccagtcattgtgcctctgcaggaACAACACCGGCCTAATCTCctcttcatggaggacaatgctccagctcattgaggtcacatcattagggaacggctgcaggAGACTGCGGGACCTCAAtggctgcactttctccagacctaaatctcattgaaaacctatgggatcagctgagtcgctgtgtagaggctcgtaactctgtacctcagaacctcaatgacctgaggccaCCCTTCAAGAAAAGTGGGATGcctcagcagagaataaggcaacttgtgaacagcaggagacgtcgTTGTTGAGCtggaattgatgctcaaggccaaatCTCCATAGCTGCTTCTACTGAAATGTCCAACTTTCATGATAGAATATCACTGGAGCTggaattttttcagaaattccacctgaaagccaaatatctctaactttttGTGAATATTGTATCTCCGCATCCAGTGATTTCACACCTTTTACCAGATCCAGTTTTCTACACGCAGTCTTGTATCTCACTTATTGCACCTAATCTTACAATCTTGTTTGCCCTCAGGTTCCTCAGGTGTATGACAGATGAAGTCAGACAATGGTCTTTTACATCTATGACCCACCACAGATGGCCAGGGCCCGGCACCGCATGACAGCGAGGAAATTAGACCTCACCCTAGAGATAATCGAGCTGatcactggagaggtgagagattcacaAGACGTCACTATTATCTCCATTAGTAAAACCAGTGCATGATGAAGGATTCTTAAAATATATGTAGTGATCGGCGTCTCTCCATACGCAGGATTACACCCTAGTGAAGAAGTCATCTGGTGAGTGTGTGGCCCTCCATGTGTTAGGAGAGCAGAGCAGGATCTCCATCACAGAGGATCCGCTTCAACCCCTCATACATGAACAGAAGATCCTAGGAGTCACCCACAAGATcactgagctgctgactggagaggtgacactgctgggaatgctgggaaattctccagtaaccgcactggaggggtctgggtgatgatagtgtcattgtgttgtcaggttcctgtaaggtgtcaggatgtcaccgtctttttctccatggaggagtggcagtatatagaaggacacgagGATCTGTACAAGAATGTTAGAATGGAGAATAATCCACAAAAGATGGAGAAGGACCAGAACTGCATGACCGCGAGGATAGTAGACCTCACCCTAGAGATAATCGAGCTGatcactggagaggtgagagattcacaAGACGTCACTATTATCTGCATTAATAAAACCAGTGGATGATGACTGACTCCTGGAATATATGTAGTGATTGGCGTCTCtccatacacaggattacaccCTAGTGAAGAAGTCGTCTGAGTGTGTGGCCCCCCGTTTGTTAGGAGAGCAGAGCAATATCCCCATCACAGAGGATCCGCCTCAACCCctcatacatgagcagaagatcctagaactcaccagcaagatcactgagctgctgactggagaggtgacactgctgggaatactGGGaggttctccagtaacagcactggaggggtctgggtgataatggtgtcattgtgttgtcaggtccatgtaaggtgtcaggatgttgctatctatttctccatggaggagtgggagtatatagaaggacatgaGGACCTATACAAGGACGCCATGATGGAGGACCACCGGCCCCTCACATCACAGGGTAAGAGGAGCCTACGGTGGAGGGTCttctatatataaacatatataatcAGTCACTGTGTATGTTCTCTATACTGTAGATGGATCCAGTCGGAGAACTCGACCAgaaagatgtccccgtcctctataTTCCCAGGATTGTCTGAAAGAAAAGCAAAGTATCCCACTGGATCATCAGGTAGATGACACTGAGATTTCTATATGTCCTCTATAAACTGATGTCATGAAGCTTTCTACTAAACCTCTCCAGCAGTGGTGGAGGATAGGCTCCAGGCACAATGCCAGTCAGCTGCTTGTAAGGCTAACAGAATACTGTCATGTACTGAAGAAGTCTAATCTTACTGCCTTACAGATCAatagtgcagcctcatctagaatatacagtccagtcctgagctcctgagtcatctaaggaggacatgaattgtacagatcattagtgcagcctcatctagaatatacattcagtcctgggctccagagtcatctaaggaggacatgaattgtacaggtcattagtgcagcctcatctagaatatacagtccagtcctgggctccagagtcatctaaggaggacatgaattgtacaggTCATTActgcagcctcatctagaatatacagtccagtcctgggctccagagtcaactaaggaggacatgaattgtacagatcattagtgcagcctcatctagaatatacagtccagtcctgagctccagagtcatctaaggaggacatgaattgtacagatcattagtgcagcctcatctagaatgtacagtccagtcctgagctccagagtcatctaaggaggacatgaattgtacagatcaatactgcagcctcatctagaatatacagtccagtcctgagctccagagtcatctaaggaggacatgaattgtacagatcattagtgcatcctcatctagaatatacagtccagtcctggacaccagagtcatctaaggaggacatgaattgtacagatcattagtgcagcctcatctagaatatacagtccagtcctgggctccagagtcatctaaggaggacatgaattgtacagatcattagtgcagcctcatctagaatatacagtccagtcctgagctccagagtcatctaaggaggacatgaattggACAGATCATTAAATTCAGTAAATTCTGAAGGTTTAGTCTGATGATAAAAAGCTTATTTACTGTAAAAGCTGTGAATTTACTGAATAATCTAAGAACTGAGAACGTTTGCTCCTGAATCGGCTGTGATTGCTTCATGAACTAAAATAACAGAAACTTTAATGTTGATAAGGTACTTGGGTGAATGTTCCTGAATGATGGTCACTTAAGGCGATCCTTCTCCTCTTGGGTAGATTGCTTCATGTTGTCCATTTTCTGGATATACAATAACCTCTAGTTACCGTTTCTTTTTTCTCATATCCTTAATGTTTGATCTTTGAAGGAACGTTCTGGTGCAAAGACAAGTGGACTCGAAAAACTCCTCACAGTATTAGTGAATGGTAAGAGTCTTTCAtctccaggcagctgctgccaaagcaAATATCACCAGATGTTTCAAACGAGATATAGCTGCACATGTTGGGACTAGGAGACCATTAATCATGATTGTGAAGATAATTGTAGTTGGTTCCAGAGGTGGAAAAAAGAAATTAGCAGAAAAATACATGTTGAACTTGAAATTGGTGTGTCTGAAGGTTTTGAGAATGGACTCATCTGGAGGAGGAGTATGGCTCACTTTATTAGTCCTCTAAATCATAAAGATAACGGCTGTCCATATGTACTATTAGATGGACATCATAGATGGGAATAGCCCCTTGTGATTCCACTGTGGAGAGCATCTCTGTAAGTGCTGCTTATGCCCTAGCAGACTTGTATTGCACTGTCTATGTATTACATAGGTGTTCAGTAATCTGAATGGTTGGCACTACAGAACTGAACCTTTACCCTGTAGTGGTATCTGGGGGGAGATGTACGGATGGCCATTGCTTCCCCTACTAATCTCCACTGTTTAGCATGGGTTCTCAAATTTTTCAGGATTTAGAAACAATCCCATTAATTCCTAGAAAGGGAAAAGTCGAGTTTCTAAGGGCCTGGAGATCCTCATTTAGCACTTTGAAGCAGCAGTTTATGAATTTATCAGAATTATTTAATCAGGTCTGTCCCCATTGATTTGTTGACTGTATTTTCACATGTTCACTCATCGTATAGATATGTAGAAATTATACTATTTCAATTATGTTTATTTGGAAATGTCTCTTGTTCTAGATAAAGACGCAATCAGAGGTTCCCATGGACATCTTAATCGACCTCCATATCCTAAAGTGGAGGAAAATCAGTCATGGATCGAAATAAAAAGACCTGGACATACACTGGAGAAAACATttgcatgttctgaatgtgggaaatgttttacccagaaatcatatcttgttagacatgagagaagtcacacaggagagaagccgtattcatgttctgaatgtggaaaatgttttagagAGAAATccgatcttgttagacatcagaagaTCCACACTGAagggaagccgtattcatgtgctGAATGTGGGAAAGATTTTAAAAACAAATCTTATCTTACcctacatgagagaattcacttaAATGAaaggccattttcatgttcagaatgtggtaaatcaTTTACTAGGAAAGAAGTTCTTGTtggacatcagaaaattcacacaggagagaagccattttcatgttcgcaGTGTGGGAAACATTTTAAAAAGAAATCTAATCTTTCCACACATGAGAAGATTCATAGAggcgagaagccattttcatgttcacaatgtgggaaatgttttattagcAAATCAATtcttgttgaacatcagagaactcacacaggagagaagccattttcatgttctgaatgtgagaagtgttttacccagaaatcatatcttgttagacatcagcgaagtcacacaggagagaagccgtattcctgttctgaatgtgggaaacaATTTATAAAGAAATCTAATCTTTCcctacatgagagaattcacatagATGAaaggccattttcatgctcagaatgtgggaaatgttttactaggAAGGCAGTTCTTGCTGAACATCAGaagattcacacaggagaaaagccattttcatgctcagaatgtgggaaatcctTTAGTAGGAAATCAGTTCTTGttgaacatcagaaaattcacacaggagagaagcaattcttatgttcagaatgtggaaagtgGTTTAATCTTAAACATCATCTTCTGagacatcaaagaattcacacaggagagaagccattttcatgtcctgaatgtgggaagcaTTTTAGTCGTAATTCATACCTTATAGAACATCTAAGaattcatacaggggagaagcctttttcatgttcagagtgtgggaaATCTTTTCCATGGAAATCAGAACTTGttggacatcagagaactcacacaggggagaatccatattcatgctcagaatgtggaaaatgctttACATGTAAAGAGTCTCTTGAGAatcataagagaattcacacaggagagaaaccattttcatgttcagaatgtgggaaatgttttagcagGAAATCGAGTCTTGTTCtacatctgagaactcacacaggggagaagccatattcatgttcagaatgtggaagatGTTTTTCCCAGAAATCCACTCTTGTTGAACATCACAGAATTCACACAAGAGAGCAGCCACATTCGTGTCCTGAGTCTAGGAATTTTTTGAGTCAGAAATCAGGTCTTGTGCAAGGTTTAAAAAATACTGCAGGAGAAAAGCTGttgtcatgtttagaatgtgggaaatgttttactaggAAATCAGTATTTCTTGAACATCAGaccattcacacaggagagaagccattttcatgttcagaatgtgggaaatctttcaCTAATGAATCTTACCTTGTTgatcatcagagaattcacacaggaaagaagccattttcatgtttggAATGCGGGAAATGGTTTATACATAAGACTTCTCTTGAGGTACATCTGAAAGTTCACAGGGGGGAGAAGCcttttttatgttcagaatgtgggaaatattttagcCAGAAATCAGTTTTTCTTATTCATCTGAAAACTCACACAGGGAAGGCGTCATTGTCATGTTTAAAGTGCGGAGAATGTTTTAAGCATAAATCTtcccttgtggaacatctaataattcacaccggggagcagccatattcttgttttgaaagtgGGAACTGTTATAGTCAAAAATCAGGTTTTGTTGAATATCTaacaattcacacaggagaggaaccgttttcatgtccagaaggtgggaaatgttttacagagaaatcTGGTCTACTTACACATCagaaaagtcacacaggagagaaaccattctCATGTTTGGATTGTGGGCAGTGCTTTATGCTTAAAGGACATCTTGAGAGACATCAgcaaattcacacaggggagaagctgttttcatgctcagaatgtgaagAAGGTTTTACCCAGGAATCAACTTTAtttgaacatcagagaattcacacatggGAATAAATGTTTTTATGTCCTGAAAGCGGGAAATGTTTTACCCACAAATAAGGATTTCTGGAGCATCTGAGAATTCACACTGGAAAGAATCCATTGTAAGATTGAGATGATACCTTCTGAGGTattagaccagcacctccaaaataAAGAGGGGTTCAGGTGCACGCAACAATGACTGCAGTCATGTAAACGCAAACACGGACTACAAATAGCAGCATGCTACGCTATGTACTAGGACACATGTAAACCCTTGGAAACCGTGAATAAAAGAAGTTAAAATTATTCCTCaacttactatatgaaaattagctCATTTTTCATCAAAGTTGTGTCGGGGCCATCTACTAGCAACTCTTTAAATGCCTGGCTACAGCAAATAAAATAATTAATCTTTATTTATACAGTGCCAAGATATTCCACAGCCCTGTATAATCAGAGGGCTCCTGTACAAATCATACATTACACAGCAACAAAGTCAATTAAATGAGGAGTGagagccctgctcacaagagcttacaatctatgtggAGatcggggtgacacaaaaggtaaaagtgcttgtCTTATACAATGGCCCGGCCATGTTAACAAAATAAGGGAGTAGATATAaggctgcatgagccagtcaccagctgGTGTCTGTAGTGCTTCCGAGTAAATGGGGTGTGATGGATGATGGATTAGGCTGGGAAAAATGATGGAGGAGAGTTAGATTGGGGATGTGATAGGCCAACCTAAAAATATGTTTTAGGGAGCATCTAAAACTATGGATGTTGTGAGTTAACCTAATtgctagggcattccagagaactggtgtagCTCGGGAAAAGTCTTGAAAACAAGATTGAGCGGTTCGGATTATGGTAGATGTCAGTTGTAAATAATTTTACAGAGCAAAGCGTATGGAtacgatggtagacagagatgagagaGGAGATGCAGGGGGTGCAAcactggagagcacgggtaggatggtagacagagatgaggagatgtagggggtgcagcactgtggagagtacaggtaggatggtagacagagatgaggaggagatgtagggagtgcagcactgtggagagtacaggtaggatggtagacggagatgtagggggtgcagcactgtggagagtacaggtaggatggtagtcagagatgaggaggagatgtaggggtgcagcactgtggagagcacaggtaggatggtagacagagatgaggaggagatgtaggggtgcagcactgtggagagtacaggtaggatggtagatagagatgaggaggagatgtaggaggtgcagcactgtggagagtacaggtaggatggtagacagagatgaggaggagatgtagggagtgcagcactgtggagagtacaggtaggatggtagacagagatgaggaggagatgtagggggtgcagcactgtggagagcacaggtaggatggtagacggagatgtaggggtgcagcactgtggagagcacaggtaggatggtagacagagatgagagaGGAGATGCAGGGGGTGCAAcactggagagcacgggtaggatggtagacagagatgaggagatgtagggggtgcagcactgtggagagtacaggtaggatggtagacagagatgtagggagtgcagcactgtggagagtacaggtaggatggtagacagagatgaggaggagatgtaggggggtgcagcactgtggagagcacaggtaggatggtagacggagatgtaggggtgcagcactgtggagagtacaggtaggatggtagacagagatgaggaggagatgcagggggTGCTAcactggagagcacgggtaggatggtagacagagatgaggaggagatgtaggaggtgcagcactgtggagagcacaggtaggatggtagacagagatgaggaggagatgtaggaggtgcagcactgtggagagcacaggtaggatggtagacagagatgaggaggagatgtagggggtgcagcactgtggagagcacaggtaggatggtatgcAATCAAAGAAGATAGGGGCACATCCAAGAATAAAAAAGGGAGTGCCGGCCCACGGTATATAATGCACAATGTATCAAGGAAGAAAAAGAATACCGAAACAGGAGCCGCACATCTACAAAATTACAAATTTATTAAGGCAACGGACAcaacataaaaataattaaaatcgttGTATACAACAGGTCTGGGCCATGTAAGCCGTATGTCGGCACATGCCCATCTGAGTCACCACAAATTTATGTACAGACCCCCACATCCATCAGCATATAGTAATATAAGGTGCATGAAATCCATCAgcaattccagagaactggtgtagCTCGGGAAAAGTCTTGAAAACAAGATTGAGCGGTTCGGATTATGGTAGATGTCAGTTGTAAATAATTTTACAGAGCAAAGCGTATGGAtacgatgg from the Bufo bufo chromosome 2, aBufBuf1.1, whole genome shotgun sequence genome contains:
- the LOC120990593 gene encoding zinc finger protein 420-like isoform X4; protein product: MVFYIYDPPQMARARHRMTARKLDLTLEIIELITGEDYTLVKKSSECVAPRLLGEQSNIPITEDPPQPLIHEQKILELTSKITELLTGEVHVRCQDVAIYFSMEEWEYIEGHEDLYKDAMMEDHRPLTSQDGSSRRTRPERCPRPLYSQDCLKEKQSIPLDHQERSGAKTSGLEKLLTVLVNDKDAIRGSHGHLNRPPYPKVEENQSWIEIKRPGHTLEKTFACSECGKCFTQKSYLVRHERSHTGEKPYSCSECGKCFREKSDLVRHQKIHTEGKPYSCAECGKDFKNKSYLTLHERIHLNERPFSCSECGKSFTRKEVLVGHQKIHTGEKPFSCSQCGKHFKKKSNLSTHEKIHRGEKPFSCSQCGKCFISKSILVEHQRTHTGEKPFSCSECEKCFTQKSYLVRHQRSHTGEKPYSCSECGKQFIKKSNLSLHERIHIDERPFSCSECGKCFTRKAVLAEHQKIHTGEKPFSCSECGKSFSRKSVLVEHQKIHTGEKQFLCSECGKWFNLKHHLLRHQRIHTGEKPFSCPECGKHFSRNSYLIEHLRIHTGEKPFSCSECGKSFPWKSELVGHQRTHTGENPYSCSECGKCFTCKESLENHKRIHTGEKPFSCSECGKCFSRKSSLVLHLRTHTGEKPYSCSECGRCFSQKSTLVEHHRIHTREQPHSCPESRNFLSQKSGLVQGLKNTAGEKLLSCLECGKCFTRKSVFLEHQTIHTGEKPFSCSECGKSFTNESYLVDHQRIHTGKKPFSCLECGKWFIHKTSLEVHLKVHRGEKPFLCSECGKYFSQKSVFLIHLKTHTGKASLSCLKCGECFKHKSSLVEHLIIHTGEQPYSCFESGNCYSQKSGFVEYLTIHTGEEPFSCPEGGKCFTEKSGLLTHQKSHTGEKPFSCLDCGQCFMLKGHLERHQQIHTGEKLFSCSECEEGFTQESTLFEHQRIHTWE
- the LOC120990593 gene encoding zinc finger protein 420-like isoform X2 — encoded protein: MVFYIYDPPQMARARHRMTARKLDLTLEIIELITGEDYTLVKKSSGECVAITEDPLQPLIHEQKILGVTHKITELLTGEVPVRCQDVTVFFSMEEWQYIEGHEDLYKNVRMENNPQKMEKDQNCMTARIVDLTLEIIELITGEDYTLVKKSSECVAPRLLGEQSNIPITEDPPQPLIHEQKILELTSKITELLTGEVHVRCQDVAIYFSMEEWEYIEGHEDLYKDAMMEDHRPLTSQDGSSRRTRPERCPRPLYSQDCLKEKQSIPLDHQERSGAKTSGLEKLLTVLVNDKDAIRGSHGHLNRPPYPKVEENQSWIEIKRPGHTLEKTFACSECGKCFTQKSYLVRHERSHTGEKPYSCSECGKCFREKSDLVRHQKIHTEGKPYSCAECGKDFKNKSYLTLHERIHLNERPFSCSECGKSFTRKEVLVGHQKIHTGEKPFSCSQCGKHFKKKSNLSTHEKIHRGEKPFSCSQCGKCFISKSILVEHQRTHTGEKPFSCSECEKCFTQKSYLVRHQRSHTGEKPYSCSECGKQFIKKSNLSLHERIHIDERPFSCSECGKCFTRKAVLAEHQKIHTGEKPFSCSECGKSFSRKSVLVEHQKIHTGEKQFLCSECGKWFNLKHHLLRHQRIHTGEKPFSCPECGKHFSRNSYLIEHLRIHTGEKPFSCSECGKSFPWKSELVGHQRTHTGENPYSCSECGKCFTCKESLENHKRIHTGEKPFSCSECGKCFSRKSSLVLHLRTHTGEKPYSCSECGRCFSQKSTLVEHHRIHTREQPHSCPESRNFLSQKSGLVQGLKNTAGEKLLSCLECGKCFTRKSVFLEHQTIHTGEKPFSCSECGKSFTNESYLVDHQRIHTGKKPFSCLECGKWFIHKTSLEVHLKVHRGEKPFLCSECGKYFSQKSVFLIHLKTHTGKASLSCLKCGECFKHKSSLVEHLIIHTGEQPYSCFESGNCYSQKSGFVEYLTIHTGEEPFSCPEGGKCFTEKSGLLTHQKSHTGEKPFSCLDCGQCFMLKGHLERHQQIHTGEKLFSCSECEEGFTQESTLFEHQRIHTWE
- the LOC120990593 gene encoding zinc finger protein 420-like isoform X1, whose protein sequence is MVFYIYDPPQMARARHRMTARKLDLTLEIIELITGEDYTLVKKSSGECVALHVLGEQSRISITEDPLQPLIHEQKILGVTHKITELLTGEVPVRCQDVTVFFSMEEWQYIEGHEDLYKNVRMENNPQKMEKDQNCMTARIVDLTLEIIELITGEDYTLVKKSSECVAPRLLGEQSNIPITEDPPQPLIHEQKILELTSKITELLTGEVHVRCQDVAIYFSMEEWEYIEGHEDLYKDAMMEDHRPLTSQDGSSRRTRPERCPRPLYSQDCLKEKQSIPLDHQERSGAKTSGLEKLLTVLVNDKDAIRGSHGHLNRPPYPKVEENQSWIEIKRPGHTLEKTFACSECGKCFTQKSYLVRHERSHTGEKPYSCSECGKCFREKSDLVRHQKIHTEGKPYSCAECGKDFKNKSYLTLHERIHLNERPFSCSECGKSFTRKEVLVGHQKIHTGEKPFSCSQCGKHFKKKSNLSTHEKIHRGEKPFSCSQCGKCFISKSILVEHQRTHTGEKPFSCSECEKCFTQKSYLVRHQRSHTGEKPYSCSECGKQFIKKSNLSLHERIHIDERPFSCSECGKCFTRKAVLAEHQKIHTGEKPFSCSECGKSFSRKSVLVEHQKIHTGEKQFLCSECGKWFNLKHHLLRHQRIHTGEKPFSCPECGKHFSRNSYLIEHLRIHTGEKPFSCSECGKSFPWKSELVGHQRTHTGENPYSCSECGKCFTCKESLENHKRIHTGEKPFSCSECGKCFSRKSSLVLHLRTHTGEKPYSCSECGRCFSQKSTLVEHHRIHTREQPHSCPESRNFLSQKSGLVQGLKNTAGEKLLSCLECGKCFTRKSVFLEHQTIHTGEKPFSCSECGKSFTNESYLVDHQRIHTGKKPFSCLECGKWFIHKTSLEVHLKVHRGEKPFLCSECGKYFSQKSVFLIHLKTHTGKASLSCLKCGECFKHKSSLVEHLIIHTGEQPYSCFESGNCYSQKSGFVEYLTIHTGEEPFSCPEGGKCFTEKSGLLTHQKSHTGEKPFSCLDCGQCFMLKGHLERHQQIHTGEKLFSCSECEEGFTQESTLFEHQRIHTWE
- the LOC120990593 gene encoding zinc finger protein 420-like isoform X3 — encoded protein: MVFYIYDPPQMARARHRMTARKLDLTLEIIELITGEDYTLVKKSSGECVALHVLGEQSRISITEDPLQPLIHEQKILGVTHKITELLTGEVHVRCQDVAIYFSMEEWEYIEGHEDLYKDAMMEDHRPLTSQDGSSRRTRPERCPRPLYSQDCLKEKQSIPLDHQERSGAKTSGLEKLLTVLVNDKDAIRGSHGHLNRPPYPKVEENQSWIEIKRPGHTLEKTFACSECGKCFTQKSYLVRHERSHTGEKPYSCSECGKCFREKSDLVRHQKIHTEGKPYSCAECGKDFKNKSYLTLHERIHLNERPFSCSECGKSFTRKEVLVGHQKIHTGEKPFSCSQCGKHFKKKSNLSTHEKIHRGEKPFSCSQCGKCFISKSILVEHQRTHTGEKPFSCSECEKCFTQKSYLVRHQRSHTGEKPYSCSECGKQFIKKSNLSLHERIHIDERPFSCSECGKCFTRKAVLAEHQKIHTGEKPFSCSECGKSFSRKSVLVEHQKIHTGEKQFLCSECGKWFNLKHHLLRHQRIHTGEKPFSCPECGKHFSRNSYLIEHLRIHTGEKPFSCSECGKSFPWKSELVGHQRTHTGENPYSCSECGKCFTCKESLENHKRIHTGEKPFSCSECGKCFSRKSSLVLHLRTHTGEKPYSCSECGRCFSQKSTLVEHHRIHTREQPHSCPESRNFLSQKSGLVQGLKNTAGEKLLSCLECGKCFTRKSVFLEHQTIHTGEKPFSCSECGKSFTNESYLVDHQRIHTGKKPFSCLECGKWFIHKTSLEVHLKVHRGEKPFLCSECGKYFSQKSVFLIHLKTHTGKASLSCLKCGECFKHKSSLVEHLIIHTGEQPYSCFESGNCYSQKSGFVEYLTIHTGEEPFSCPEGGKCFTEKSGLLTHQKSHTGEKPFSCLDCGQCFMLKGHLERHQQIHTGEKLFSCSECEEGFTQESTLFEHQRIHTWE